The following is a genomic window from Saprospiraceae bacterium.
CGCTTTGATACTAAACCTTTATGCCAGGCCGGATGCTCAAGTCCTTGCCAACTTACAGAAAGCCTTTGGTACAATACTAAAGAAGATGGTGGACAGGATTGGATTGTCCAGTCAGGAAAAACAGATACCCCAAACTCAGGTCCATCAGGTGATGTCAACGGAAATGGAAAATACATCTATATAGAAAATAATCCTGCCATCTGCTCACCCGGAGTCGCTGTGAGACTGCAGTCCGAATGTATCCATGTCATGTCTAATGCTTCTGGGTGTGATATGTCATTTTACTACCATATGTATGGTGCTGATATCAGCTCACTTAAACTTGAAATAAGCACTGATAATGGTACATCATGGAATATATTGCATTCAGTCGTAGGAAATCAGGGTGACAAATGGCAACGGGTGACACTTTCGCTAAAGGCCTATCATAATCAGATAGTTTTATTCAGATTTGTGGCAGTAAGTTCCTCAGGTGTTCTGAATGACATAGCGATAGACCAGATTGAGTTTTATAAGTCAGTGAGACCCAGCATGCTTAATACCTATTTTGTAGATAATGACGGAGATGGTTATGGTGTTGAAGATAACAAAATACAGATTTGCAGCAATAATGCTCCTAAAGGATATGCTGCTAAAGCTGGGGATTGCAATGACCAAAGTTTTAATATCAATCCCGGAGTCAAAGAAATACAATGTAACGGAGTAGACGAAAATTGCAATGGAAATCAGGATGACAAAGCAACAACGAACCCTATAAACATCAGTTTTCAAGTTACAAAAACTTCATGCAATGGTTCAGCTGACGGTAACATAAGTCTGAATATCAATGGAGGTAATGCACCATATGACATCACATGGAATAATACCAAAAAAGGTATCACACTTGATAAGGTGAGTACCGGCACTTACTTTGCAGAGGTTAAAGATGTAGGAGGATGTATAGCAAAAAGTGACTTTATTGAAGTTACTCCAGCTTCTTTTCTCAATGTAGTAGCTGTCGAAAAAAAGGATGTCGCCTGTCTTGGAAAAAATGATGGTCATATCTTAGTGGAACACAGTACAGGAAATAGCCCTTATACATATCTGTGGTCAAACAATACTACGGCAAAAAACCTGATCAATATTGCCAAAGGTAAATATTCATTGACCGTAACGGACAGTCGTAAATGTCAGGCTGTGCTTGATAACATCAATGTAGATGCCAAACCCAAAGTGGTCACCGATGTCATTGAGGTAAATCAGCCTCTTTGCTCAGGCCAGAGCAATGGAAGTATCACCCTACAGACCATTAGTGGTTCAGCTCCTTATAAATACCTATGGAATACAGGATCGACATCTGATAAAATCTCCGGCTTGCCAAATGGTTTATACCACTGTACTGTCACAGACAACACAGGTTGCCAAAGCATCACTACCACCGAAATAAAATCGCCTCCTGATATAGTTGGAAAATTCATTAGCACTGAAAATGTACGTTGTCAGGGTGAAAGTAATGGTTCGATAAAAACGGATATTTCAGGTGGAAAACCACCCTACAGCTACCTTTGGAACAACTTTGGTCTTACAGATGATATTTTTGGACTAAAGTCAGGTGGATATGTATTGTCATTGACTGATGGTAATGGTTGCAAATTTACTTTAGATACAATACGGATAGAAGAACCAAAATATTTTGACATTACAGTTGACAGCATTTCGCCGTCCACATGTATTTTAGGTCAAAATGGCTTTATCAGAATAAGGACTACTGGTGGCAACGGCAACTACAACTACTCATGGAGTCACTCAGAAAAATCGGATTCTTTGTTTAATAATATCAGTTCAGGTAACTACAGTGTGACTTCCTACGACAAGTTGGGATGCAAAGCATCGATTCCAAGTATTTTTTTACCTTTTGTCAATGATGAAGTCAAAATACAAATTGATCTCTTGAAGGAAAATACTTGTTTTAATGAAAAAAATGGGGTCATAGCTGTGAATGTAAACAACGACAAACTTCCCTTTGATTATAACTGGAGCTATGGTGCACAATACTTCAGCTCCCTGAAAAAAGATACAATACGTTCAATTCCATCAGGAAGATACAATGTAACAGTCACTGATAACAAGGGTTGTACGGGAGTTTCAAATACCTTGATAATGGAAGAAAAGCCTCCGTTTTTTTATACAGTATCTTCCATCAGGAATAATATCTGTAATAATGATTCTGCGGGTTTCATAAAAATAAATGTATCAGGAGGTACACCACCTTATGGAATATTATGGAATGGTGGCTTATTTTCAGGGACCGAATTAACAAAATTACCAAGTGATATTTACAAAGGCATCATTTCTGACATCAAAGGATGCAGGATTGAAATTTTGCCCATAAAAATAGAATCTGAAGGAAATATTAAACTCAATTCTCAACTTTTTCACGATATCAACAACACTCAGTCTGGAAAAATATGCCTCTCACCCACTGGTGGTATACCACCATATCAGTACCTTTGG
Proteins encoded in this region:
- a CDS encoding fibronectin type III domain-containing protein, with amino-acid sequence MEQLIHKTIIFYILISLGHSHLVAQTCKVPFSLSFSERTTTSVKLKWFDSNINPLGWEIEIVKRGQARSGNPSLPMLPSREVTISNLAPGTAYELYIRTVCNSASTSIWNVAIPFITVLDIPLKCGSNIPLKDNGTEVLLLDVKQEGILGVDVFLESVDLIAEHDWPADLQLTLETPQGQQVVLTNHNGINTDDFGDISDTTCKKVTTFAPNACFNLKDSKPPYIGAFKMDGSISDWKPDTLSKGYWRLISFDRALKDIGALKYLNIKFNTVNCLVPEDFTVTKTDVSSITVSWKPQSSCNTVKISVFRQGEFINGFFTECASGTFNISKNLLPNENYEITIGAVCSFGNVSQESCRIQASTTCEPVTLSERFDTKPLCQAGCSSPCQLTESLWYNTKEDGGQDWIVQSGKTDTPNSGPSGDVNGNGKYIYIENNPAICSPGVAVRLQSECIHVMSNASGCDMSFYYHMYGADISSLKLEISTDNGTSWNILHSVVGNQGDKWQRVTLSLKAYHNQIVLFRFVAVSSSGVLNDIAIDQIEFYKSVRPSMLNTYFVDNDGDGYGVEDNKIQICSNNAPKGYAAKAGDCNDQSFNINPGVKEIQCNGVDENCNGNQDDKATTNPINISFQVTKTSCNGSADGNISLNINGGNAPYDITWNNTKKGITLDKVSTGTYFAEVKDVGGCIAKSDFIEVTPASFLNVVAVEKKDVACLGKNDGHILVEHSTGNSPYTYLWSNNTTAKNLINIAKGKYSLTVTDSRKCQAVLDNINVDAKPKVVTDVIEVNQPLCSGQSNGSITLQTISGSAPYKYLWNTGSTSDKISGLPNGLYHCTVTDNTGCQSITTTEIKSPPDIVGKFISTENVRCQGESNGSIKTDISGGKPPYSYLWNNFGLTDDIFGLKSGGYVLSLTDGNGCKFTLDTIRIEEPKYFDITVDSISPSTCILGQNGFIRIRTTGGNGNYNYSWSHSEKSDSLFNNISSGNYSVTSYDKLGCKASIPSIFLPFVNDEVKIQIDLLKENTCFNEKNGVIAVNVNNDKLPFDYNWSYGAQYFSSLKKDTIRSIPSGRYNVTVTDNKGCTGVSNTLIMEEKPPFFYTVSSIRNNICNNDSAGFIKINVSGGTPPYGILWNGGLFSGTELTKLPSDIYKGIISDIKGCRIEILPIKIESEGNIKLNSQLFHDINNTQSGKICLSPTGGIPPYQYLWSSQNKKDSCLVNIKGGDYIVTITDGSGCISIHTFRIENVTSLADREDLKVRFYPNPATDILTIESDKKIGKIRLHSIEGLLMHDLEFVPDNTINIDIGHLKPGIYSITIFIEGKQKSKPLVILR